Proteins co-encoded in one Malus sylvestris chromosome 7, drMalSylv7.2, whole genome shotgun sequence genomic window:
- the LOC126630059 gene encoding aspartic proteinase CDR1-like → MAAYHSLAFVSLSTTTLLFILWASSFSLVSALNGGFSVDLIHRDSPKSPFYNPSLTPAERLRHAFRRSINRINHFNPTASSLSQQAGPNQPEATIISDNGEYLLELSIGTPPFPIKGIADTGSDLIWTQCNPCVSCYKQKDPLFEPEKSSTYKALSCSSSQCNSLNGTCSSESSSNCQYEVTYGDQSYSYGDFARETLTLESTTGRNISFPKTLIGCGFDNKFTAGRGSASGIVGLGGGSESLITQLGSSIGGKFSHCLVPLGSETTSKLNFGSNAVVTGAGVVSTPIVQGQDPKTFYFLTLEGISVGNTRIPSNSSAFSSGEGNIIIDSGTTLTLLPPSVYSDLEAEVDKAVGSLERVRLPGVPLNLCYKISESSSDDFNPPTITVHFSGGDLKLPPTNTFIRVSEEAVCFAFSASPGVSIFGNLSQMNFLVGYDTKEGTVSFKPTDCTKQQ, encoded by the coding sequence ATGGCAGCTTATCATTCTCTCGCCTTCGTTTCATTGTCAACAACTACATTGCTTTTTATTCTTTGGGCCTCTAGTTTCTCTTTGGTCTCAGCTCTCAATGGTGGCTTCAGTGTGGACCTCATTCACCGTGACTCACCAAAATCTCCCTTCTACAACCCTTCACTAACCCCAGCTGAGCGTCTGCGCCACGCCTTTCGGCGTTCCATTAACCGAATCAATCACTTCAACCCAACAGCTTCTTCACTCTCTCAGCAGGCTGGTCCTAACCAACCTGAGGCCACTATCATCAGCGATAATGGTGAGTACCTCTTGGAGTTATCTATCGGAACACCGCCCTTTCCAATCAAAGGAATTGCTGACACAGGTAGTGATCTAATTTGGACCCAATGCAACCCTTGCGTAAGTTGTTACAAACAAAAAGATCCTCTTTTTGAACCCGAAAAATCCTCAACCTACAAAGCCCTTTCTTGCTCTTCAAGCCAATGTAATTCTCTAAATGGTACTTGCTCAAGTGAGAGTTCTAGCAACTGCCAGTACGAAGTCACCTATGGAGACCAATCATACAGCTATGGAGATTTTGCCagagaaaccctaaccctagaatCCACCACTGGCAGAAATATATCATtccccaaaaccctaattggATGTGGGTTTGACAATAAATTTACCGCTGGTAGAGGTAGCGCATCCGGCATAGTAGGCCTTGGAGGTGGCTCAGAGTCCCTAATTACCCAATTGGGTTCTTCTATTGGTGGAAAATTCTCCCATTGCTTGGTCCCATTGGGTTCCGAAACCACAAGCAAGTTGAATTTTGGTAGCAACGCTGTCGTTACAGGCGCTGGAGTTGTGTCCACTCCTATAGTCCAGGGCCAAGATCCTAAAACCTTCTACTTCTTGACCTTGGAAGGTATAAGTGTTGGTAACACAAGAATTCCTTCTAATTCATCAGCTTTCTCCTCAGGTGAAGGCAACATTATTATCGATTCTGGCACCACATTGACCTTACTTCCACCATCGGTGTACTCGGATTTGGAAGCAGAGGTTGATAAAGCTGTTGGTAGTTTGGAACGTGTGCGACTCCCCGGCGTTCCTTTGAATCTTTGCTACAAGATTAGTGAATCCAGTTCTGATGATTTCAATCCACCAACCATCACCGTGCATTTCAGCGGTGGCGATTTGAAGTTGCCTCCGACTAACACCTTTATTAGGGTCAGTGAGGAGGCTGTGTGCTTTGCTTTCAGTGCTTCGCCAGGTGTTTCAATCTTTGGGAACCTATCACAGATGAACTTCTTGGTCGGATATGATACTAAGGAGGGGACTGTTTCCTTCAAGCCAACTGACTGCACCAAGCAGCAGTAA
- the LOC126630058 gene encoding aspartic proteinase CDR1-like yields the protein MGAIHSLFTIAFAIIFLPFLSLTEDDDHHHGIGFSLELIHRDSPSSPLYNPAESHWQRVSNALQRSHHRVTNDFGRKGSGLRASSPIAEARLIYVAGEYLVNISIGIPPKTLIGIVDTGSDLTWTQCKPCKDCFKQKIPIFDPNSSSTYEPLSCLSKQCHLLIEGTCSNDKFCYYNYTYGDNSYTSGNLSVDTVTLASRTAGKAAVSIPNTIFGCGHDNGGIFSGTETGIVGLGSGAVSLISQIGNVVGRKSFSYCLVPSYELQFHSNLHSKQSSQSEIPSKMYFGGKVSGRDVVSTPFLSNGSQTYYYLELQGISVGDDYLKLQVSSRQSFKGNMIIDSGTTITTLPTKLYQSFETAIRKAIHLEVTKDPTGILRLCYKTKPEIDAPIVTVHFRGADVKLKSVNTFVRVREDVVCLAFSPTNDVGIYGNVAQMNFLVGFDLQERTLSFKATNCGTG from the coding sequence ATGGGAGCTATTCACTCACTTTTCACCATTGCATTTGCCATTATTTTCCTCCCATTTCTCTCGCTCACAGAAGATGATGACCATCACCACGGAATCGGCTTTAGCCTCGAACTGATCCACCGCGATTCACCATCATCTCCATTGTACAATCCGGCGGAGTCTCATTGGCAACGCGTAAGCAACGCCTTGCAACGCTCGCATCACCGTGTGACCAACGATTTTGGCAGAAAAGGTTCAGGACTACGCGCTTCGAGTCCTATAGCGGAAGCCCGTTTAATCTATGTTGCGGGAGAGTATTTGGTGAACATATCGATTGGGATACCGCCCAAAACTTTGATCGGCATTGTGGACACCGGCAGCGATCTTACGTGGACGCAATGCAAGCCGTGTAAGGACTGTTTCAAGCAAAAAATCCCCATCTTTGATCCCAATTCTTCTTCAACATATGAGCCCCTTTCTTGTTTGTCCAAACAGTGCCATTTGCTAATTGAAGGAACTTGCTCAAACGATAAATTTTGCTATTACAATTATACGTATGGGGACAATTCCTACACCTCTGGAAATCTGTCCGTGGACACTGTTACATTGGCTTCCAGAACCGCAGGCAAGGCCGCCGTATCAATCCCCAACACCATATTTGGATGTGGACACGACAACGGAGGAATCTTCAGCGGGACTGAGACAGGCATAGTCGGACTTGGAAGCGGAGCTGTGTCGCTTATATCCCAAATCGGAAATGTGGTTGGTAGGAAATCTTTCTCTTACTGCTTGGTGCCGAGTTACGAACtacaatttcattcaaatttgCACTCTAAGCAAAGTAGTCAAAGTGAAATCCCAAGCAAGATGTACTTTGGTGGTAAAGTTTCAGGCCGTGATGTGGTCTCAACTCCTTTCCTGTCGAACGGTTCGCAAACCTATTACTACCTTGAGCTACAAGGCATCAGCGTCGGAGACGACTATCTAAAGCTTCAAGTTTCCAGTCGTCAAAGTTTTAAGGGCAACATGATCATAGACTCCGGGACTACTATAACAACTTTGCCTACAAAGCTTTATCAAAGTTTCGAAACGGCAATTAGAAAGGCAATTCATCTGGAGGTGACGAAAGATCCAACCGGCATTCTACGGCTCTGCTACAAGACTAAACCGGAAATCGACGCTCCCATTGTTACCGTCCATTTCCGTGGTGCAGACGTGAAGTTAAAGTCCGTCAACACTTTCGTTAGGGTTAGGGAAGATGTTGTGTGTCTTGCATTTTCCCCGACCAACGATGTGGGGATCTATGGGAATGTGGCACAAATGAACTTCTTGGTAGGATTTGACCTCCAAGAAAGGACGTTGTCCTTCAAGGCAACCAATTGCGGTACGGGGTAA
- the LOC126630057 gene encoding aspartic proteinase CDR1-like, whose amino-acid sequence MAAYHSLALVSLSTTTLLFILCASSFSLVSALNGGFSVDLIHRDSPKSPFYNPSLTPAERLRNAFRRSINRINHFNPTASLSQQAGPNQPEATIISDNGEYLLELSIGTPPFPIKGVADTGSDLIWTQCNPCVSCYKQKDPLFEPEKSSTYKALSCSSSQCNSLNGTCSNFARETLTLESTTGRNIAFPKTLIGCGFDNKFSAGRGSASGIVGLGGGSESLITQLGSSIDGKFSHCLVPLGSETTSKLNFGSNAVVTGTGVVSTPIVQGQDPKTFYFLTLEGISVGNTRIPSSSSSAFSSGEGNIIIDSGTTLTLLPPLVYSDLEAEVDKAVGSLERVQLPGVPLNRCYKISESSSDDFNPPTITVHFSGGDLKLPPTNTFIRVSEEAVCFVFTPNVDAQNQRGLWYNRKC is encoded by the exons ATGGCAGCTTATCATTCTCTCGCCTTGGTTTCATTGTCAACAACAACATTGCTTTTTATTCTTTGTGCCTCTAGTTTCTCTTTGGTCTCAGCTCTCAATGGTGGCTTCAGTGTGGACCTCATTCACCGTGACTCACCAAAATCACCCTTCTACAACCCTTCACTAACCCCAGCTGAGCGTCTGCGCAACGCCTTTCGGCGTTCCATTAACCGAATCAATCACTTCAACCCAACAGCTTCACTCTCTCAGCAGGCTGGTCCTAACCAACCTGAGGCCACTATCATCAGCGATAATGGCGAGTACCTCTTGGAGTTATCTATCGGAACACCGCCCTTTCCAATCAAAGGAGTTGCTGACACAGGTAGTGATCTAATTTGGACCCAATGCAACCCTTGCGTAAGTTGTTACAAACAAAAAGATCCTCTTTTTGAACCCGAAAAATCCTCAACCTACAAAGCCCTTTCTTGCTCTTCAAGCCAATGTAACTCTCTAAATGGTACTTGCTCTA ATTTTGCCagagaaaccctaaccctagaatCCACCACTGGCAGAAATATAGCATtccccaaaaccctaattggATGTGGGTTTGACAATAAATTTTCCGCTGGTAGAGGTAGCGCGTCCGGCATAGTAGGCCTTGGAGGTGGCTCAGAGTCCCTAATTACCCAATTGGGTTCTTCTATTGATGGAAAATTCTCCCATTGCTTGGTCCCATTGGGTTCCGAAACCACAAGCAAGTTAAATTTTGGTAGCAACGCTGTCGTTACAGGCACTGGAGTTGTGTCCACTCCTATAGTCCAGGGCCAAGATCCTAAAACCTTCTACTTCTTGACCTTGGAAGGTATTAGTGTTGGTAACACAAgaattccttcttcttcctcatcagCTTTCTCCTCAGGTGAAGGTAACATTATTATCGATTCTGGCACCACATTGACCTTACTTCCACCATTGGTATACTCGGATTTGGAAGCAGAAGTTGATAAAGCCGTTGGTAGTTTGGAACGTGTGCAACTCCCCGGAGTTCCTTTGAATCGTTGCTACAAGATTAGTGAATCCAGTTCTGATGATTTCAATCCACCAACCATCACCGTGCATTTCAGCGGTGGTGATTTGAAGTTGCCTCCGACTAACACCTTTATTAGGGTCAGTGAGGAGGCTGTGTGCTTTGTTTTCA